The following proteins are encoded in a genomic region of Verrucomicrobiota bacterium:
- a CDS encoding FliI/YscN family ATPase, protein MIKLVEEFAPAPTQVQQARTRLRTSSLVERHGRVAQMIGLVVESRGPMSAMGDICRIESSSNPDGVLAEVVGFRNENLLLMPLGELSGIHPGSLVIATGAPLRVPVGAELKGRVIDGLGHPIDGGDPIPRMALEELNLAPPHPLKRDRITHQFQTGIKAIDTFVPCGRGQRLGIFSGSGVGKSTLLGTMAGHAEADVNVIALIGERGREVREFLERDLDEVGRGKSVVVVATSNQPSLVRIKAAFLAMTIAEYFRAEGKNVLLMMDSVTRFAMAQREIGLAVGEPPTTRGYTPSVFALLPQLLERAGNDDNGSITGLFSVLVEADDMNDPIADAVRSILDGHLVLSRELASLNHYPAIDVLESVSRLTRDLLTPEQLDLVGHSRETMSIYRKNQDLITIGAYAAGSNAVIDQAIRLHGPLMDFLRQGVRESKSAAESWKMLGNVMQPPPPPPVDKKQRGR, encoded by the coding sequence ATGATCAAACTCGTCGAAGAGTTCGCTCCGGCGCCGACCCAGGTTCAGCAGGCGCGCACGCGCCTGCGGACCTCGTCCCTCGTCGAACGACACGGACGCGTGGCGCAGATGATCGGCCTGGTCGTCGAATCCCGCGGCCCAATGTCCGCGATGGGCGACATTTGCCGGATCGAGTCCTCCTCCAATCCCGATGGCGTGTTGGCGGAGGTTGTTGGCTTTCGAAACGAGAATTTGCTCCTGATGCCGCTGGGAGAATTGTCCGGAATTCATCCCGGCAGCCTGGTGATTGCGACTGGAGCACCGTTGCGCGTACCGGTTGGCGCGGAATTGAAAGGTCGTGTCATCGACGGATTGGGCCACCCGATCGATGGCGGCGACCCCATCCCTCGCATGGCGTTGGAGGAATTGAACCTCGCCCCTCCACACCCTCTTAAACGAGATCGAATCACTCATCAGTTTCAGACGGGTATTAAGGCCATCGACACCTTTGTGCCCTGCGGCCGGGGGCAACGCCTGGGAATCTTCTCCGGCAGCGGCGTCGGCAAATCGACGCTGCTCGGCACGATGGCAGGCCACGCGGAAGCGGACGTCAACGTCATCGCGTTGATTGGTGAGCGCGGACGCGAAGTGCGCGAGTTCTTGGAACGAGACCTGGATGAAGTCGGGCGCGGGAAGTCCGTAGTCGTCGTCGCGACTTCCAATCAGCCTTCGCTTGTTCGGATCAAGGCCGCTTTCCTCGCCATGACCATCGCGGAGTACTTCCGGGCGGAGGGAAAAAATGTCCTCCTGATGATGGACTCGGTGACGCGATTTGCCATGGCCCAGCGCGAAATCGGGCTGGCGGTCGGCGAACCGCCCACGACGCGCGGTTATACGCCCTCCGTGTTTGCCTTGTTGCCGCAACTGCTCGAACGGGCGGGCAATGACGACAACGGCTCGATCACGGGGTTGTTCTCCGTCCTGGTTGAAGCGGACGACATGAATGATCCGATCGCCGATGCGGTGCGGTCAATTCTCGACGGCCACTTGGTTTTGAGCCGCGAACTGGCGTCGTTGAATCACTACCCGGCGATTGATGTGCTGGAGAGCGTCAGCCGGTTGACCAGGGATTTGCTGACGCCTGAGCAGCTTGACCTGGTAGGACATTCGCGCGAAACCATGTCAATTTACCGGAAAAACCAGGATTTGATTACCATTGGCGCTTACGCCGCCGGCAGCAATGCCGTGATCGATCAAGCGATCCGCCTGCACGGTCCGTTGATGGATTTCTTGCGGCA